The Candidatus Binatia bacterium region TCATCCGTCTCTTCTTCAACGACCGGGGCATTCCGGCCGAGTCCCCTTTGCCCCCAGGGATCTTTGGTCACGAGGATGGTCTAGGTAATCCGTTTCGGCGGTTCGACCTCGCCGGCGCTCGGGAGGTGTTGGCTGAAGCGGGATACCCGCGTGGGTTGGACCCCGAGACGGCTCGGCCGCTCCACTTGGTCCTCACGACGGGCGACACGAGCGCGCGATCCCGGCTCCGGTACCAGTTCCTCGTCGATTCGTGGCGGCGGATCGGGGTCGACGTCGAGATCTCGTCGACGAACTACAATCAGTTCCAGGACGTCTTGCGGCGCGGCGCCTACCAGGTGTTCTTTTTCGGGTGGGCCGCGGACTATCCCGATCCCGAGAACTTCCTCGTTCAGCTTTGGGGGGAACTCGGGAAGTCGAAGAGCGGCGGGTCGAACTCGGCGAACTTCGACAACGTGGAGTACAACGGGCTCTTCCTCGAGATGCGCAACATGCCGGACGGGCCGGAGCGACTCGCCGTCATTCGGCGGATGCTCGAGATCCTGCGGGTCGAGAGACCGTGGATCGAGATCTTCACGCCCGAGGAGTACGTGCTCTCGCACGGTTGGCTTCAGAACCTGAAATCCTTCGGGATGTCGGTGCCGATGATGCAGTACCTCGACGTCGAAGAAGAGCGTCGCGCCGAACGCAGGGTCGCGTGGAATCAGCCAGTGGAGTGGCCGGCGTGGGTCCTCGCCGCGCTCGTCGTTGCGGCGGTCGTGCCCGCCGTCGTCACGTTCCTGCGGGAGCGCCAATGATCGCGTTCGTGTTTCGCCGTCTGGCTTACGGCTTCGCGACGATCCTGGGCGTGCTCGCCTTCCTGTTCGTCCTCTTCTTCTTGTACGCCACGCCCGAAGATATGGCGCGGCGTGCGCTCGGCGAGAAGGCGCCGCCCCAAGCGCTCGAGCAGTGGATCGTGAACCACGAGTACCACCATCCCCGGTTCTGGAATCCGGAGGATCCGGGCAAGACGCTGATCGCCGACCATTTCCGACGGATGCTGACCTTCGACTTCGGGCGAAGCGACGCGGACGACGTCCTCGTGACGCAGCGCCTCCGGAAGGGGGTCGGACCGAGCCTGTCTCTCACGGTGCCGCTCTTCGTGGGTGGCCTGTTCATTTCGATCAGCCTGGCGCTCTTCGTCGCGACCTTTCGTGAGACTTACATCGACCGGGCCGGCGTCGCCGCGTGCGTCTTCGCCATGAGTGTTTCAATTCTCCTGTACATCATCGGTGGGCAGTTTCTGATCGGAAGGTTGCTCAAATGGTTCCCGGTTTCGGGGTTCGACCCGT contains the following coding sequences:
- a CDS encoding ABC transporter permease, giving the protein MIAFVFRRLAYGFATILGVLAFLFVLFFLYATPEDMARRALGEKAPPQALEQWIVNHEYHHPRFWNPEDPGKTLIADHFRRMLTFDFGRSDADDVLVTQRLRKGVGPSLSLTVPLFVGGLFISISLALFVATFRETYIDRAGVAACVFAMSVSILLYIIGGQFLIGRLLKWFPVSGFDPSPAVIGRFLVLPVLVGLAASVGEQVRFYRTVFVEETNQDYVRTARAKGCGDGRVMWNHVLRNAMIPVITRVVLAIPFLFTGSILLESFFAIPGLGSMTVDAIHANDFATLRVMVFLGSVLFIVGQIVTDICYTLADPRVRLE